One window of the Rhizobiaceae bacterium genome contains the following:
- a CDS encoding trypsin-like peptidase domain-containing protein, which translates to MIAFRWFAFIAIHAFCLIGAQAIAQEQPSGSGTGFYVTSDGWIVTNAHVVENCARIKVVGRGEVAEWKIDAKNDLATLQSPGATTAPIPVRGEPRLGEDVAALGYPLASILSSSIKITTGNINSLLGMADDTRYLQISAPVQPGNSGGPVVDRSGHLVGVVTAGLKAGASGDSSVPPQNVNFAIKASVLEIFLQSRGIAFLKADTLENTLTTADLAERIAPSVVQLLCYAAEKSATAPPVQSETRPVALEPFKPLRQLDNRDVIGFDYATLKDVSGQQCLDACKKDSRCLAATYNKPAKYCFLKNGAAVTVVNRDALGIISADIAAGILETGFAIASDRDKPGGDYMHLRQSSFVGCFVACAQDQRCLAFSYVRKNHSCWLKARAGATVRRTGVDLGVK; encoded by the coding sequence GTGATTGCGTTTCGATGGTTTGCCTTTATTGCCATTCATGCATTTTGCCTGATCGGCGCACAAGCGATCGCGCAAGAGCAGCCATCAGGGTCAGGGACTGGTTTTTACGTCACCTCCGACGGTTGGATCGTCACCAACGCGCACGTGGTTGAAAATTGCGCGCGCATCAAGGTTGTTGGCCGCGGTGAAGTTGCTGAATGGAAGATCGACGCCAAAAATGATCTCGCTACGCTGCAAAGCCCCGGTGCCACAACCGCTCCGATTCCAGTAAGAGGTGAACCTCGTCTCGGTGAGGATGTCGCTGCGTTGGGATATCCACTCGCGAGCATACTTTCTTCATCCATCAAAATCACAACCGGCAATATAAACTCGTTGCTTGGGATGGCGGACGATACGCGATATCTCCAGATATCTGCTCCGGTTCAGCCGGGAAACTCCGGCGGCCCTGTCGTCGACAGGAGTGGTCATCTTGTAGGTGTTGTGACGGCCGGTCTGAAGGCCGGAGCGTCCGGCGACTCTTCCGTACCGCCGCAAAACGTGAATTTTGCCATCAAAGCCAGTGTTTTGGAGATTTTTCTCCAAAGCAGAGGGATTGCCTTCCTCAAGGCCGACACGCTCGAAAACACGTTGACGACCGCAGATTTGGCGGAAAGGATCGCGCCCTCGGTCGTGCAATTGCTTTGCTACGCGGCAGAAAAATCGGCCACGGCGCCTCCGGTTCAAAGTGAAACGAGGCCGGTGGCCTTGGAGCCTTTCAAGCCGCTTCGACAACTGGATAACCGGGATGTAATCGGTTTTGACTATGCAACGCTTAAGGATGTGTCGGGACAGCAATGTCTCGATGCCTGCAAAAAAGACAGTCGCTGCTTGGCAGCCACCTACAACAAGCCGGCCAAATATTGTTTTCTGAAGAACGGCGCTGCGGTCACGGTGGTCAACCGTGACGCACTCGGGATAATTTCGGCCGATATAGCCGCAGGTATACTGGAAACCGGATTCGCTATCGCCTCCGATCGCGACAAGCCTGGAGGCGATTATATGCACCTCCGACAGTCGTCGTTCGTCGGCTGCTTTGTAGCGTGCGCACAAGACCAGCGCTGTCTTGCATTCAGCTATGTACGCAAGAACCATTCTTGTTGGTTGAAGGCGCGTGCTGGAGCGACAGTAAGGCGCACCGGTGTTGACCTCGGCGTCAAGTAA
- the ppdK gene encoding pyruvate, phosphate dikinase produces MTKWVYTFGDGAAEGRAGDRNLLGGKGANLAEMCSLGLPVPPGFTITTEVCNYFYANGRTYPSSYEAEVDAALGHIGRLTGKRFGDPENLLLVSVRSGARASMPGMMDTVLNLGLNDETVEALARESGDARFAYDSYRRFIQMYSDVVMGLDHEVFEEILEDEKARLGHELDTELSAAEWQQVIRLYKAKVEEELGEPFPQDPRRQLWSAIGAVFASWMTPRAVTYRRLHDIPESWGTAVNVQAMVFGNMGETSATGVAFTRNPSTGEKALYGEFLVNAQGEDVVAGIRTPQNITEKARIEAGSDKPSLQKLMPEAFAAFVDISDRLERHYRDMQDLEFTIERGKLWMLQTRSGKRTAKAALKIAVEMVGEGLIKPEEAVSRIDAASLDQLLHPTIDPKAERHVIGMGLPASPGAATGEIVFSSDEAEEARGQGRKVILVRVETSPEDIHGMHAAEGILTTRGGMTSHAAVVARGMGKPCVSGAGGLRVDMKAGTLIAMGVTLKKGEIVTIDGATGQVLKGAVPMLQPELSGDFAKIMEWADGARRMKVRTNAETPADARMARSFGAEGIGLCRTEHMFFDGDRIVAMREMILADTEAGRRAALAKLLPMQRSDFLELFEIMAGLPVTIRLLDPPLHEFLPKTEEEIDEVAAAMNVSAEKLRQRTEALHEFNPMLGHRGCRLAVSYPEIAEMQARAIFEAAVEAGRKTGSPVVPEVMVPLVGLKAELDYVKARIDAVAAEVAEAAGAPIDYLTGTMIELPRAALRAHVIAETAEFFSFGTNDLTQTTFGISRDDASSFLEVYRQKNVIEQDPFVSLDVDGVGELVRIAAEKGRATRPDIKLGICGEHGGDPASIRFCEEVGLDYVSCSPFRVPIARLAAAQAAIAARKKKPG; encoded by the coding sequence ATGACGAAGTGGGTCTACACCTTCGGGGACGGCGCGGCCGAAGGGCGCGCGGGCGACCGGAACCTGCTCGGCGGCAAGGGCGCGAACCTTGCCGAGATGTGCAGCCTCGGCCTGCCGGTGCCGCCCGGCTTCACCATCACCACCGAGGTTTGCAACTATTTTTACGCCAATGGCCGCACCTATCCTTCGAGCTATGAAGCGGAAGTCGATGCCGCGCTGGGGCACATCGGCCGCCTGACCGGCAAGCGCTTCGGCGATCCCGAAAACCTGCTGCTCGTCTCCGTGCGTTCCGGCGCGCGCGCCTCCATGCCGGGCATGATGGACACGGTGCTCAATCTCGGCCTCAACGACGAGACGGTGGAGGCGCTGGCGCGCGAATCCGGCGACGCCCGCTTCGCCTATGACAGCTACCGCCGCTTCATCCAGATGTATTCCGACGTCGTCATGGGGCTCGACCATGAGGTCTTCGAGGAGATCCTGGAGGACGAGAAGGCGCGGCTCGGCCACGAACTCGACACCGAGCTTTCCGCCGCCGAGTGGCAGCAGGTCATCAGGCTCTACAAGGCGAAGGTCGAGGAGGAGTTGGGCGAGCCTTTCCCGCAGGACCCGCGCCGCCAGCTGTGGTCGGCCATCGGCGCGGTCTTCGCGAGCTGGATGACGCCGCGCGCCGTCACCTATCGCCGCCTCCACGACATTCCGGAAAGCTGGGGCACGGCCGTCAACGTGCAGGCCATGGTCTTCGGCAATATGGGCGAGACGTCGGCCACCGGCGTCGCCTTCACCCGCAACCCGTCGACCGGCGAGAAGGCGCTCTACGGCGAGTTCCTCGTCAACGCGCAGGGCGAGGACGTGGTGGCAGGCATCCGCACGCCGCAGAACATCACCGAGAAGGCGCGCATCGAGGCCGGCTCCGACAAGCCGTCGCTGCAGAAGCTGATGCCCGAGGCGTTCGCAGCCTTCGTCGACATTTCCGACCGGCTGGAGCGGCACTACCGCGACATGCAGGATCTGGAGTTTACGATCGAGCGCGGAAAACTCTGGATGCTGCAGACCCGCTCCGGCAAGCGCACCGCCAAGGCGGCGCTGAAGATCGCCGTCGAGATGGTCGGGGAGGGGCTGATCAAGCCCGAGGAGGCGGTGTCGCGCATCGACGCCGCCTCGCTTGACCAACTCCTGCATCCGACCATCGACCCGAAGGCGGAGCGCCATGTGATCGGCATGGGCCTGCCTGCCTCGCCCGGCGCGGCCACCGGCGAGATCGTGTTCTCCTCCGACGAGGCCGAGGAGGCGCGCGGGCAGGGTCGCAAGGTCATCCTCGTCCGCGTCGAGACGAGCCCGGAGGACATTCACGGCATGCACGCCGCCGAAGGCATCCTGACCACGCGCGGCGGCATGACCAGCCATGCGGCGGTTGTGGCGCGGGGCATGGGCAAGCCCTGCGTGTCGGGCGCGGGCGGCCTGCGCGTCGACATGAAGGCCGGCACGCTGATCGCCATGGGCGTGACCCTGAAGAAGGGCGAGATCGTCACCATAGACGGCGCGACGGGCCAGGTGCTGAAGGGCGCGGTGCCTATGCTCCAGCCGGAGCTTTCCGGCGATTTCGCCAAAATCATGGAGTGGGCCGACGGCGCGCGCCGCATGAAGGTGCGCACCAATGCCGAGACGCCCGCCGATGCCCGAATGGCGCGCTCCTTCGGCGCGGAAGGCATCGGGCTCTGCCGCACCGAGCACATGTTCTTCGACGGCGACCGCATCGTCGCCATGCGCGAGATGATCCTGGCCGACACCGAGGCCGGCCGCCGCGCGGCGCTGGCGAAGCTGCTGCCGATGCAGCGCTCGGATTTCCTCGAACTGTTCGAGATCATGGCCGGCCTGCCGGTGACGATCCGCCTGCTCGATCCGCCGCTGCACGAGTTCCTGCCCAAGACCGAGGAGGAGATCGACGAGGTGGCGGCGGCCATGAACGTTTCGGCCGAGAAGCTGCGCCAGCGGACGGAAGCGCTGCACGAGTTCAACCCGATGCTCGGCCATCGCGGCTGCCGGCTCGCCGTTTCCTATCCGGAGATCGCCGAGATGCAGGCGCGCGCCATCTTCGAGGCGGCCGTGGAAGCGGGCCGGAAGACCGGCAGCCCCGTGGTGCCGGAGGTCATGGTGCCGCTGGTCGGCCTCAAGGCCGAGCTGGACTACGTCAAGGCGAGGATCGATGCCGTCGCGGCCGAGGTGGCGGAGGCGGCAGGCGCGCCGATCGACTATCTGACCGGCACCATGATCGAGCTGCCGCGCGCGGCCCTTCGCGCGCATGTCATCGCCGAGACGGCGGAGTTCTTCTCCTTCGGCACCAACGACCTGACGCAGACCACCTTCGGCATCAGCCGCGACGACGCCTCGTCCTTCCTCGAGGTCTACCGCCAGAAGAACGTCATCGAGCAGGACCCGTTTGTGTCGCTCGACGTCGACGGCGTCGGCGAGCTGGTGCGTATCGCGGCGGAGAAGGGCAGGGCGACGCGCCCGGACATCAAGCTCGGCATCTGCGGCGAGCATGGCGGCGATCCGGCGTCGATCCGCTTCTGCGAGGAAGTAGGGCTCGACTACGTGTCCTGCTCGCCCTTCCGCGTGCCGATCGCCCGGCTGGCGGCGGCGCAGGCGGCGATCGCCGCGCGGAAAAAGAAGCCCGGCTGA
- a CDS encoding VOC family protein, giving the protein MRKTGKLDYLEMPATGGTLDSVKSFYSAAFSWSFTDYGPTYSAFDEGLEGGFHTDASEGPKAPLPVLYSERLEETLEAVENAGGAIVRPIFSFPGGRRFHFRDPAGNELAVWGE; this is encoded by the coding sequence ATGCGCAAGACGGGCAAGCTCGACTATCTCGAAATGCCGGCGACAGGCGGCACGCTCGACAGCGTCAAATCGTTCTACAGCGCCGCATTCTCATGGTCATTCACCGACTACGGGCCGACCTACTCCGCCTTCGACGAAGGGCTGGAAGGCGGCTTCCACACGGACGCTTCGGAAGGGCCGAAGGCGCCGCTGCCGGTGCTTTATTCGGAGCGGCTGGAGGAGACCTTGGAAGCCGTGGAAAATGCGGGCGGAGCGATCGTCAGGCCGATCTTCTCCTTCCCCGGCGGGCGGCGCTTCCATTTCAGGGACCCGGCGGGCAACGAACTGGCGGTGTGGGGAGAGTGA
- a CDS encoding DciA family protein, whose protein sequence is MAKFAPRHPVAVSDLVTDVLDPVLRKRAGISVGLVQSWEEIVGARLAATSRPLKIQWPRRADDGDPFEPATLVVACEGLAALHIQHETTEIIGRVNSFLGFNAIGRIRIVQKPVHAAGPAPRPKPRTITETEAAGISAKVSRIEDDGLREALARLGRSMLGEKARKT, encoded by the coding sequence ATGGCCAAATTCGCGCCTCGTCATCCGGTCGCCGTCAGCGATCTCGTCACCGACGTGCTCGATCCGGTGCTGCGCAAGCGCGCCGGCATTTCCGTCGGGCTGGTGCAGTCGTGGGAGGAGATCGTCGGCGCGCGGCTGGCGGCCACCTCTCGCCCGCTGAAGATACAGTGGCCGCGCCGCGCGGACGACGGCGATCCGTTCGAGCCGGCCACGCTGGTCGTTGCCTGCGAGGGGCTGGCCGCGCTGCATATCCAGCACGAGACGACGGAGATCATCGGCCGCGTCAATTCGTTCCTCGGCTTCAACGCGATCGGCCGCATCCGCATCGTCCAGAAGCCGGTGCACGCTGCCGGGCCGGCCCCGCGCCCGAAGCCCCGGACGATCACGGAAACGGAGGCCGCCGGGATCTCCGCGAAGGTGTCGCGGATCGAGGATGACGGCCTGCGTGAGGCGCTGGCGCGCCTCGGGCGTTCGATGCTCGGCGAAAAGGCGCGAAAAACCTGA
- the cls gene encoding cardiolipin synthase has product MNESVYSAWFSFGVLLILQIYFVLRSLLRPHREPASRLAWVIVIIIVPAVGIIAYLLFGEANIGRHRVARFRKALQRLPAMEQLSADIGEAAVPERYAVPFVVGRSISGYAPTDGNSAVLLENSEAAIDAIIADIDAATEHVHLLFYIWLADTSGLKMVEAVKRAVARGVTCRVMVDDLGSRALIRSPHWKAMGDAGARLAVALPIGNPLLRPFRGRIDMRNHRKIVVIDNAITYCGSQNCADAAFAVKARFAPWVDIMLRFEGPVVRQNQHLFASDWMAHVQEDLSALMAEPVERADHGFTAQVIGTGATVRYSSMPEIFVSLMNAAKRELVITTPYYVPDEPIQAALCASARRGVETTVIFPRRNDSWIVAAASRSYYRDLLDAGVNIHEYTPGLLHTKSMTVDGELTLIGSANVDRRSFELNSENNILLLDVGLTGQIRRRQQSYIADSIRIHKQTVIRWSTPRQLWNNTIAMLGPVL; this is encoded by the coding sequence ATGAACGAGTCCGTCTATTCCGCCTGGTTCAGCTTCGGGGTTCTGCTCATCCTGCAGATATACTTCGTGCTGCGCTCGCTGCTCAGGCCGCATCGCGAGCCGGCGTCGCGGCTGGCGTGGGTGATCGTCATCATCATCGTGCCGGCCGTCGGCATCATCGCCTACCTCCTGTTCGGCGAAGCCAATATCGGCCGCCATCGCGTCGCCCGCTTCCGCAAGGCTCTCCAGCGTCTGCCGGCGATGGAGCAGCTCAGCGCCGACATCGGCGAGGCGGCGGTCCCCGAGCGCTATGCAGTGCCGTTCGTGGTCGGACGCTCGATCAGCGGCTATGCGCCGACGGACGGCAACAGCGCCGTGCTCCTGGAAAACTCGGAGGCCGCGATCGACGCCATCATCGCTGATATCGACGCGGCGACGGAACACGTGCATCTCCTCTTCTACATCTGGCTCGCCGACACCAGCGGCCTCAAGATGGTCGAGGCGGTGAAACGCGCGGTGGCGCGGGGCGTCACCTGCCGCGTGATGGTGGACGATCTCGGTTCGCGCGCGCTCATCCGCTCGCCGCACTGGAAGGCGATGGGCGACGCTGGCGCCCGGCTCGCCGTGGCGCTGCCGATCGGCAATCCGCTGCTGCGGCCGTTCCGCGGCCGCATCGACATGCGCAACCACCGCAAGATCGTGGTGATCGACAATGCCATCACCTATTGCGGCAGCCAGAACTGCGCCGACGCGGCTTTCGCGGTAAAAGCCCGCTTCGCCCCATGGGTCGACATCATGCTGCGCTTCGAGGGACCCGTGGTGCGGCAGAACCAGCACCTCTTCGCCAGCGACTGGATGGCGCATGTGCAGGAGGATCTCAGCGCGCTGATGGCCGAACCCGTTGAGCGCGCCGACCACGGCTTCACGGCGCAGGTCATCGGCACCGGGGCGACGGTGCGCTATTCCTCGATGCCGGAAATCTTCGTGTCGCTGATGAACGCGGCCAAGCGCGAACTGGTGATCACGACACCCTACTACGTACCGGACGAACCGATACAGGCAGCACTTTGCGCCAGCGCGCGGCGCGGGGTGGAAACCACCGTCATCTTCCCGCGCCGCAACGATTCCTGGATCGTGGCGGCCGCCAGCCGCAGCTATTATCGCGACCTGCTCGATGCCGGCGTCAACATCCACGAATATACGCCGGGCCTGCTGCACACCAAGTCGATGACCGTCGATGGCGAACTGACGCTGATCGGCTCGGCCAATGTCGACCGCCGCAGTTTCGAGCTCAATTCCGAGAACAACATCCTTCTGCTGGATGTCGGCCTGACGGGCCAGATTCGCCGGCGGCAGCAGAGCTACATCGCCGACTCCATCCGCATCCACAAGCAGACCGTCATCCGCTGGAGCACCCCCCGGCAATTGTGGAACAACACCATCGCGATGCTGGGGCCGGTGTTGTGA
- a CDS encoding DsbA family protein yields the protein MIRSISRRQLVVSLAVVSVASLLAACGDSDKAETPPSTETPPAETKPAETKPVNVPQPAGTVDVARLMEPGALPEKYLGKEDAPVTIVEYASMTCPHCAHFHETTLPELKTKYIDTGKVRMVFREFPFDPRAEAGFMLARCSDDNYFPMIDVLFRQQNSWAGVENAKEALLQISKLAGFSQQKFEECLTNQKLLDDIRSVRTRGANEFKVDSTPTFFINGKQYKGALSIAEMSAIIDPLL from the coding sequence ATGATCCGTTCCATTTCGCGCAGGCAGTTGGTCGTCTCGCTGGCCGTCGTTTCCGTGGCGTCGCTGCTCGCGGCCTGCGGTGATTCCGACAAGGCGGAAACGCCGCCTTCCACCGAGACGCCGCCTGCCGAAACCAAACCCGCCGAGACTAAGCCCGTGAATGTGCCGCAGCCTGCCGGCACTGTCGACGTCGCCAGGCTGATGGAGCCCGGCGCGCTGCCGGAAAAATACCTCGGCAAGGAGGACGCGCCGGTCACCATCGTCGAATATGCCTCGATGACCTGTCCGCACTGCGCGCATTTCCATGAAACGACGCTGCCGGAGCTGAAGACGAAATATATCGACACCGGCAAGGTGCGGATGGTTTTCCGCGAATTTCCGTTCGATCCGCGCGCGGAAGCCGGCTTCATGCTGGCGCGGTGCTCCGACGACAACTACTTCCCGATGATCGACGTGCTTTTCAGGCAGCAGAACAGCTGGGCCGGCGTGGAGAATGCCAAGGAAGCGCTGCTGCAGATCTCGAAACTTGCCGGTTTTTCACAGCAGAAGTTCGAGGAATGCTTGACGAACCAGAAGCTTCTCGACGACATCAGGTCCGTGCGCACGCGCGGCGCGAACGAGTTCAAGGTGGATTCCACGCCGACCTTCTTCATCAACGGCAAGCAGTACAAGGGGGCCCTGTCGATTGCGGAAATGTCGGCGATCATCGACCCGCTGCTTTGA
- a CDS encoding GSU2403 family nucleotidyltransferase fold protein → MGRQLDIIYTTMVAELLDRALDAQFDQDFAETGSFIEVPVRGRRYWYYKPSRRDGEDGKRKYVGPVDDEQLSRRVRKFRELKDDFQARRKIVSTLVREAGLFSPERRVGDLIEAFWKAGLFRLRACLVGTVAYQTYGAVLGYRFPGAAMQTGDVDVAQFHSISVAVQDTIPPILETIQSVDSSFRPAPGLNDAQGSTRYEADNGLRVDFLTPNRGSDEFSRKPARMPSLGGAVAEPLRFLDFLIREPVRTVLLHNGGVPVIVPDPARYAVHKLIVAARRPIGSGKDLKDLMQAENIAEALIACARQRDLADKYGEALQRGPAWREAIAGSLSRMRFLNMKFAPDLLDPA, encoded by the coding sequence GTGGGTCGCCAGCTCGATATCATCTACACGACGATGGTGGCGGAACTGCTCGATCGGGCGCTGGACGCCCAGTTCGATCAGGACTTTGCCGAGACGGGGTCATTTATCGAAGTTCCCGTCCGGGGTAGACGTTATTGGTATTACAAGCCTTCCCGGCGCGACGGCGAGGACGGGAAGCGCAAGTATGTCGGTCCGGTGGACGACGAGCAACTTTCCCGGCGCGTCAGAAAATTCCGGGAATTGAAGGACGATTTTCAAGCGCGCCGCAAGATCGTTTCGACGCTTGTCCGCGAAGCCGGGCTTTTCAGCCCCGAAAGGAGGGTGGGGGATCTCATCGAAGCATTCTGGAAAGCCGGTCTGTTCCGCCTGCGCGCCTGCCTTGTCGGCACCGTGGCCTATCAGACTTACGGCGCTGTCCTCGGCTATCGGTTCCCCGGCGCAGCAATGCAGACCGGCGACGTGGATGTGGCGCAGTTCCACTCGATCTCCGTGGCTGTTCAAGACACAATCCCTCCGATTCTGGAAACGATCCAGTCGGTCGACAGCAGCTTCCGGCCCGCGCCCGGTCTGAATGACGCACAGGGGTCTACCAGATATGAGGCCGACAATGGGCTGCGGGTAGATTTTCTGACTCCAAATCGTGGCAGCGATGAATTTTCCAGAAAGCCCGCCAGGATGCCGTCCCTCGGTGGAGCAGTGGCAGAACCGCTCCGTTTTCTGGATTTCCTCATCCGGGAACCGGTTCGGACCGTCCTATTGCACAATGGCGGTGTTCCGGTGATCGTGCCCGATCCGGCTCGCTATGCCGTTCACAAACTGATCGTGGCGGCAAGGCGACCGATTGGCAGCGGCAAGGATTTGAAAGACCTCATGCAGGCTGAGAATATCGCTGAAGCGCTGATCGCCTGCGCGCGCCAACGCGATCTCGCCGACAAGTACGGCGAGGCGTTGCAGCGTGGACCGGCTTGGCGTGAAGCCATTGCCGGTTCCTTGTCGCGCATGCGTTTTCTGAACATGAAATTCGCGCCGGACCTGCTCGATCCTGCCTGA